The following are from one region of the Candidatus Neomarinimicrobiota bacterium genome:
- a CDS encoding adenylate/guanylate cyclase domain-containing protein, with translation MIKKYGIGVLFTVVAIILALILQIFGLLDLANFKILDFNFQLRGPLSSWASHQEYPNDSLDVVLVDVDDETFRLLGEIGWPYPRGEIWDRTIKNLADAGAKVVVFDIQFDARDAHTARVLSVFNGVLPEGYTDGDQAIVDAIEYARERGTEVVMASTIKSEPSRIPPQILIIPNDVIMQVNPDHGLVDIEEDKDHFTRRYPVFSAMTHEPDVWRLSLGMKAVKYFLDIPDEPGLTFDADMSEFIYGPLRIPTYGSDHPGFLTNIYGPASHSRIGASEPWQTFKRFPLVWIIDTEDYDLPSYEEDTNWMSNFDPSSTLNMMMSLMDPTHQVLESPFKDKICIIGVSVEVMHDYKSTAFFDYLGAPTLMPGFEYHANATQTLLDQNFIHVLGNTIEFTSDSAVSQIVLIILAAFIAYLIIVFFDPLWGGMLVAFEATVLFSISVGLFTRDQLWLFKWISGNSEAIQMPPPGETLFVPIMAPLAVMALTYLTNVLYKYILEQRDKHFLKDTFGTYIAPELIDQMYEQKQEPKLGGDAGIHTAFFTDIQSFSSFSEKLTAEEVVELLNEYLTSMTDILLENKGTLDKYIGDAIVAFYGAPVPVDNHEHMACLTAINMQLGLDELRKKWQSEGDRWPEIVHHMQNRIGIATGDMVTGNMGSAMRMNYTMMGDIVNTAARLESGAKQYGIYIQVAEATYLAAKDGFEWRDLDYAIVKGKTEPVRVYELISTKGNLPDGYADMLHTYNQALELYRNQKFVAALEAFKTSDAKEDMFPGRNTNPSRMYVERCKIFMENPPDPDWDGSWLLTSK, from the coding sequence ATGATCAAAAAATATGGCATTGGTGTTTTGTTCACTGTTGTAGCCATCATTCTGGCTCTTATACTTCAGATTTTTGGTCTACTCGACCTTGCAAATTTCAAAATTCTGGACTTCAATTTTCAGCTACGTGGCCCGCTCTCATCCTGGGCTTCTCACCAGGAATATCCAAATGATAGTCTTGATGTTGTCCTCGTCGATGTTGATGATGAAACTTTTCGCTTGTTAGGAGAGATTGGTTGGCCCTATCCCCGCGGTGAAATATGGGATAGAACCATAAAAAACCTGGCAGATGCAGGTGCCAAGGTAGTGGTCTTTGATATCCAGTTTGATGCACGTGATGCACATACTGCTCGTGTTTTATCTGTTTTTAATGGCGTATTGCCTGAAGGTTATACTGATGGGGATCAGGCAATAGTGGATGCCATTGAATATGCCCGGGAGAGAGGCACCGAAGTGGTCATGGCTTCCACTATAAAATCTGAACCCTCACGTATTCCACCTCAGATCCTGATCATACCCAACGATGTTATCATGCAGGTGAATCCGGATCATGGTCTGGTCGATATCGAAGAGGATAAAGATCACTTTACTCGTCGTTACCCGGTATTCAGTGCCATGACCCATGAACCTGATGTATGGCGACTTTCATTGGGTATGAAAGCAGTCAAGTACTTCCTTGATATCCCAGATGAACCAGGGTTGACCTTTGATGCCGATATGAGTGAGTTTATTTATGGTCCTTTGCGCATCCCTACTTATGGATCAGACCATCCAGGCTTTTTAACCAACATTTACGGACCAGCCTCCCATTCTCGGATCGGCGCGTCTGAACCCTGGCAGACCTTTAAACGCTTTCCCTTGGTTTGGATCATCGATACGGAGGATTATGATCTGCCTTCTTATGAAGAGGATACGAACTGGATGTCCAATTTTGATCCTTCCAGTACCTTGAATATGATGATGAGCTTGATGGATCCCACTCACCAGGTCTTAGAAAGCCCCTTTAAGGATAAGATCTGTATCATTGGTGTTTCGGTAGAGGTTATGCACGACTACAAATCTACTGCATTCTTTGATTATCTGGGAGCACCAACCCTCATGCCAGGTTTTGAATATCACGCTAATGCTACGCAGACCCTGTTGGATCAAAATTTTATTCATGTTCTGGGAAATACAATCGAATTCACCTCTGATTCTGCAGTATCACAAATAGTCCTGATCATTCTGGCCGCTTTTATTGCGTACCTGATCATTGTCTTTTTTGATCCACTCTGGGGTGGGATGTTGGTCGCATTTGAAGCTACTGTTTTGTTTAGTATTAGTGTGGGCCTGTTCACAAGGGATCAATTATGGCTGTTTAAATGGATATCCGGAAATTCTGAAGCGATTCAAATGCCACCACCAGGTGAGACGCTGTTTGTTCCTATTATGGCACCACTGGCAGTAATGGCCCTGACCTATTTGACCAATGTACTTTATAAATACATTTTGGAACAACGAGACAAACACTTTCTCAAAGATACCTTTGGTACCTACATCGCTCCAGAACTTATCGACCAGATGTATGAACAAAAGCAAGAACCCAAACTGGGTGGTGATGCCGGTATCCATACCGCTTTTTTTACAGACATTCAAAGTTTTTCCAGTTTTTCAGAAAAGTTAACTGCTGAGGAAGTCGTTGAATTACTGAATGAGTATCTAACCTCAATGACTGATATCCTCCTGGAGAATAAAGGTACTCTGGACAAATATATTGGTGATGCCATCGTCGCTTTTTATGGTGCCCCGGTCCCGGTGGATAATCATGAACACATGGCCTGTCTGACTGCTATAAATATGCAGCTTGGATTGGATGAGCTTCGTAAAAAGTGGCAATCAGAAGGTGACCGTTGGCCAGAGATCGTCCATCATATGCAGAATCGTATTGGTATCGCTACAGGTGATATGGTGACAGGAAATATGGGGTCGGCCATGCGCATGAATTACACAATGATGGGTGATATTGTGAACACTGCCGCTCGCCTGGAATCAGGCGCTAAACAATATGGGATCTACATTCAGGTTGCTGAAGCTACTTATCTGGCAGCCAAAGATGGTTTTGAATGGCGAGATCTGGACTATGCCATCGTTAAAGGGAAGACCGAACCGGTCAGAGTCTATGAACTCATATCCACTAAGGGTAATCTGCCAGATGGATATGCTGATATGCTCCACACCTACAACCAGGCTCTGGAACTCTACCGAAATCAAAAGTTTGTTGCTGCCCTGGAAGCTTTTAAAACCTCAGATGCTAAGGAGGATATGTTTCCCGGACGCAACACAAATCCAAGTCGTATGTATGTAGAACGTTGCAAAATATTTATGGAGAATCCGCCAGACCCGGATTGGGATGGCTCCTGGTTGCTTACTTCTAAGTAA
- the tsaB gene encoding tRNA (adenosine(37)-N6)-threonylcarbamoyltransferase complex dimerization subunit type 1 TsaB, which translates to MVIACDTSSVVCSVAIADQDQIVFQREAIGGQIHIEKLSLFLQEALDFCKVEGKKVSALALAIGPGSFNGLRIGLATMKALALARELPLIPIVSTDAMALGLRQQLSGRCRAVIFSHRNFVHYADYDLGNEYPLVTPTFHYGPWDKLPDPDIDHYFGTADRGFAQWLNEDQATGSIKDRFHHLAADAGQVAFLAQLRHNQATPDLDQLEPFYNAEYEAKKWIPPTF; encoded by the coding sequence ATGGTCATTGCTTGCGATACCTCCTCCGTGGTTTGCTCTGTAGCAATTGCTGACCAGGATCAGATCGTTTTTCAGAGGGAAGCCATCGGTGGTCAAATTCATATCGAAAAACTATCACTGTTTCTCCAGGAAGCATTGGACTTCTGCAAAGTGGAAGGCAAAAAGGTTTCCGCTTTGGCCCTGGCTATCGGACCTGGCAGCTTTAATGGCCTTCGCATCGGTCTGGCTACGATGAAAGCCTTAGCCCTGGCCCGTGAATTACCCCTGATCCCAATTGTGAGTACTGATGCTATGGCTTTAGGTTTACGCCAACAGTTGTCAGGTCGCTGCCGGGCGGTCATCTTTTCACATCGGAATTTTGTCCACTATGCTGATTATGATTTGGGAAATGAATACCCCCTCGTTACACCGACATTTCATTATGGACCTTGGGATAAGTTACCAGACCCAGATATTGACCACTATTTTGGCACTGCCGATCGAGGATTTGCCCAATGGCTCAATGAAGATCAAGCAACTGGATCCATCAAAGATAGATTCCATCATCTGGCTGCTGATGCAGGACAGGTAGCCTTTCTGGCTCAATTGCGCCACAATCAGGCAACCCCGGATCTAGATCAGTTGGAGCCCTTCTATAATGCTGAATATGAAGCCAAAAAATGGATTCCACCCACTTTTTAG
- a CDS encoding bifunctional response regulator/alkaline phosphatase family protein has protein sequence MNKPESNRGKILWADDEIDLLRSHVLFLEGKGFQVTTVTNGDDAIALCGQQRFDIVLLDENMPGKEGLETLAILKAEFPALPIIMITKNEEESLMEEAIGSHISDYLTKPVNPSQILLAIIKILENRQIKQDAISEKYLQAFTRLTQRIEDNPSHQDWIDIHNQLSAWELELDDYPDLGFDEMLLQQQHEANDLFTRFIKSNYETWVNGIPDERPTLSPDVFSNSVKPLLEQNKRVLMLIIDCMRWDQWLTLEPLLYQDYQITRNGYYSLLPTTTEYSRNAIFSGLFPDDMQRFHPEWWSGRDEHSLNRHEEDFLHENIRRSGLELKPQAKYKKVLSNRDGIQFAKQFASWGNQQLVALVVNHVDLLAHRRTDSSLLREILPNEASYREIVRAWFNNSWIKDVLASAAKQGFHVIVTSDHGSVRVQQPTQILADREASTNLRFKQGRNLKPSPKDAWYLDDPKRLRIPSTGPSDTMAIAQKMYYFLYPNNFRKFQNKFADTYQHGGLSMWEMLIPLAHLEPK, from the coding sequence ATGAATAAACCTGAATCTAACCGTGGAAAAATACTCTGGGCAGATGATGAGATAGACCTGCTCAGATCCCATGTTCTCTTCCTGGAAGGGAAGGGCTTTCAAGTTACCACTGTCACCAATGGTGATGATGCCATCGCCCTGTGTGGACAACAACGTTTCGATATTGTCCTCCTTGATGAGAACATGCCCGGGAAAGAAGGACTGGAAACACTGGCTATCCTGAAAGCTGAATTTCCAGCTTTACCCATCATCATGATCACCAAGAATGAGGAAGAGAGCCTCATGGAAGAAGCCATCGGTAGTCATATCTCTGATTATCTTACCAAACCGGTGAACCCTTCTCAAATTCTCCTGGCCATTATTAAAATTCTTGAAAATCGTCAGATTAAACAGGACGCGATTTCAGAGAAATATCTCCAGGCTTTTACCCGGCTCACCCAGCGTATCGAAGATAACCCGAGTCATCAGGACTGGATCGACATACACAATCAACTCTCCGCCTGGGAGTTGGAATTGGATGATTATCCAGACCTGGGTTTTGATGAAATGTTGTTGCAGCAGCAACACGAAGCCAACGATCTGTTCACCCGCTTCATTAAATCAAATTACGAGACCTGGGTTAATGGCATTCCTGATGAACGCCCGACCCTCTCACCTGATGTTTTTTCAAACTCAGTAAAACCCCTGCTGGAGCAGAACAAACGGGTTCTTATGCTCATAATCGACTGCATGCGCTGGGATCAGTGGTTGACATTGGAACCTCTCCTCTATCAGGATTATCAGATCACACGGAATGGCTATTATTCTTTATTACCCACTACTACCGAATACAGTCGCAATGCCATCTTTAGTGGACTTTTTCCCGATGATATGCAGCGTTTTCACCCCGAATGGTGGAGTGGCCGGGATGAACACAGCCTTAATCGTCATGAAGAAGATTTTCTCCATGAAAATATCCGAAGATCAGGTCTGGAGCTTAAACCGCAAGCCAAGTATAAGAAAGTTCTCAGTAATCGGGATGGCATTCAGTTTGCCAAACAGTTTGCTTCCTGGGGGAATCAGCAACTGGTTGCACTGGTTGTAAATCACGTTGACCTGTTGGCTCATCGAAGAACAGATTCCTCATTACTAAGAGAGATCCTGCCCAACGAAGCCAGCTACCGCGAAATTGTACGCGCCTGGTTCAATAATTCCTGGATCAAGGATGTGCTGGCAAGTGCAGCAAAACAAGGTTTCCATGTAATTGTAACTTCAGACCATGGCAGTGTCCGCGTTCAACAGCCCACCCAGATACTGGCTGACCGGGAAGCCTCAACCAACTTGCGCTTTAAGCAGGGACGGAATCTAAAGCCAAGTCCCAAGGATGCCTGGTATCTGGATGATCCGAAAAGATTGCGTATTCCCTCCACTGGACCAAGTGACACAATGGCCATTGCCCAGAAAATGTATTATTTCCTCTATCCCAATAATTTTAGAAAATTCCAAAATAAATTTGCTGATACCTATCAACATGGGGGACTGAGTATGTGGGAAATGCTCATACCCTTGGCACATCTGGAGCCTAAATAG
- the tsaE gene encoding tRNA (adenosine(37)-N6)-threonylcarbamoyltransferase complex ATPase subunit type 1 TsaE produces the protein MPAYHFKTQSAAETQMLAKRIAAQLKPGDVLAMSGDLASGKTTFTQGLTAYFEVEEYTLSPTFTYINEYHGKDQDIVHIDAYRLSTGAELISMGIWEYYESGAIIIIEWADIVADAIPADAIGLRFRHVGESGDEREILINSPRVLESI, from the coding sequence GTGCCTGCATACCATTTTAAAACACAGAGTGCAGCTGAAACCCAAATGCTGGCTAAGCGGATCGCAGCCCAGTTAAAGCCTGGTGATGTATTGGCCATGAGCGGTGATCTGGCCAGTGGCAAAACCACCTTTACCCAGGGGTTGACAGCTTATTTTGAAGTTGAAGAATACACCCTCAGTCCTACATTCACCTATATTAATGAGTACCATGGAAAAGATCAGGATATTGTCCATATAGATGCTTATCGTCTTTCAACTGGAGCAGAATTGATTTCCATGGGCATCTGGGAATACTATGAGTCAGGAGCGATCATTATTATTGAATGGGCTGATATTGTTGCAGATGCTATTCCTGCAGATGCCATTGGCCTTCGTTTTCGTCATGTAGGCGAATCTGGGGATGAACGTGAGATTCTGATAAATTCACCCCGTGTCCTAGAGTCGATCTGA